A single genomic interval of Camelina sativa cultivar DH55 chromosome 11, Cs, whole genome shotgun sequence harbors:
- the LOC104723330 gene encoding uncharacterized protein LOC104723330 isoform X1 codes for MGSSVITSLSLSFKQVPPAAVPAFLDCVLSSTGESPSTLFESLINELPFRLEDTVNGEKRFDSDDCNHIASLVAGLCHLLKNFAGFGAADNHNALQLFVWRVFIPLMKMVRAYDLDMLNEIVQSFFDVVIETSVLDILGVSLVPFLMRSAGVSMGMLQHEESDFIKWGELLLCDSLNTVNMDENYIANLSGSFPIPLSCHLLNLILNAAFQSHQAAPEVESFAAGMLWDLCNTTERLLSQSVEHRSCAVSFLLPAVFKAFSSQSSLKISRQGNMYILSRNGFKKRIWECCKKLFSVGPMERRDAYSVLSLCLSTGSWTDETESFVSEKDPVEFDFRSEQEFWDEIKKGLVVDESLVRKQSLHILKSVLSISEVSKTGSEKKPEADSVHRSLTRKETWAEKEAKSLGVGELYGSVDSGLSTQQEWQAFLLLYEMLEEYGTHLVEAAWSNQIDLLIKSSLRYDGSLKSDCNSHHGHMEIPDEETNILNWLEVLWNRGFRHDNPLVRCTVMESFLGIEWRRYKTCTQSMSQTFVLGPFIEGLNDPIHHKDFGLKGIYTSRTIEGAALYVCAYTSCLNPRNRVGFLINLASLAKKQSFGRAGFMALVQCIVSTSDVVGGYGDKEMWHLENKFSGTADEPSCEHLSQDDMTHILDVLKFVAESSRQHFNHKYRIRVYQKVLETASSAVNPCMVPLGTLLQFVSAIPREFTDHDGSLRKMMLEWLQGSNRKTSNSLCSDGNRLLASLYEYLKGFISDHGESFDDDDLEAWDSQTKRWARVFFLIINNEEHLTDIIMFVQNSGHDFFQEKNHLERGPTKFLIFILSMLLELQNMQDGISELSSSVKSKLCIASVEKTGKQIVDDASIIKKKFAVVLLSILKELIPFAESSCSIFWSHTTVENAVLSGSVIGKLGGPSQRRLSGPSTTAVLEAVTLVKTIGWISSYCAQVTSGVELKLALAFFWKFTQHTISSQICNSEAAAEVNLAAFEALAAVLNAFVSLCSAGAFNLLENDNTLLSMVDGEFWLQVSVPAFLHNINHLLTAGLLVRSRRAVLLSWKWLCVESLLSVMHILDARRIPGDRTSFFSDDTVKSIFQDIVESLENAGEGSALPMLKSVRLALGILASENSSLDGFLGVDTQTMWQLVKSCWILHISCKKRRVAPIAALLSSVLHSSLFSNKDMHIAEDGHGPLKWFVEKVLEEGQKSPRTIRLAALHLTGLWLMYPRTIKYYIKELRLLTLYGSVAFDEDFEAELSDNNDARTEVSLLAKSPDPELTELFINTELYARVSVAGLFQKLANLAYVVEPESQNQDCQDALVAGKLFLLELLDAAVHDKDLSKELYKKYSAIHRRKIRAWQMICIMSRFVSNDIVLQVMDSVHICLHRNNLPAVRQYLETFAINIYLKFPALVKEQLVPILQNYDSKAQQALSSYVFVAANIILHAEKTAQQTHLRELLPPIIPLLTSHHHSLRGFAQLLVHRVLFRLFPPVESASSQTISLEKLSFENLKSYLDKNPDCSRLRASMEGFLDAYDPSTSATPAGVFVNRVEDSEFECVPTCLMDNVLSFLNDVREDLRAFMAKDVVTIKNKGFKMNEEPNRRLIMSNTDEQKLSEPSSLDFQKKITLSKHEKQDASSTSVLRNGETYKRLFEMEKEDELVSQLLRSRSMEVERLKSDRQSLILVASLVDRIPNLAGLARTCEVFKASGLVVADANIIHDKQFQLISVTAEKWVPIMEVPVNSLKLFLEKKKREGFSILGLEQTANSISLDKHQFPKKTVLVLGREKEGIPVDIIHILDACIEIPQLGVVRSLNVHVSGAIALWEYTRQQRIQ; via the exons ATGGGTTCCTCTGTGATAACTTCACTGTCCTTGAGCTTCAAACAAGTTCCACCAGCAGCAGTTCCTGCGTTTCTTGACTGTGTTCTAAGCTCAACAGGCGAATCTCCCTCGACCCTTTTCGAATCACTTATCAATGAGTTGCCTTTTCGTTTAGAG gATACGGTTAATGGGGAGAAGAGGTTTGATTCTGATGATTGCAACCACATTGCTTCATTGGTGGCTGGGCTTTGTCATCTACTTAAGAATTTTG CAGGTTTTGGTGCTGCGGATAATCATAATGCGTTGCAGTTGTTTGTGTGGAGAGTGTTTATTCCACTCATGAAGATGGTTCGTGCATATGATTTGGATATGCTTAATGag ATTGTACAATCGTTCTTTGATGTAGTGATTGAGACTAGTGTATTGGATATATTGGGAGTGAGCTTGGTGCCTTTTTTAATGAGATCAGCTGGTGTTTCGATGGGAATGCTTCAACACGAAGAATCAGATTTCATCAAGTGGGGCGAGCTGTTGCTTTGTGATTCTTTGAATACAGTAAATATGGATGAAAACTACATTGCAAATTTGTCTGGATCATTTCCGATTCCACTGTCTTGCCATCTTCTGAATTTGATACTGAATGCTGCTTTTCAAAGTCACCAAGCAGCTCCAGAGGTTGAAAGTTTTGCAGCCGGTATGCTATGGGATTTGTGTAATACGACTGAGCGTCTTTTGTCACAAAGTGTAGAACATCGTTCGTGTGCTGTTAGTTTCCTCCTCCCTGCTGTTTTCAAGGCATTCTCTTCTCAGTCCTCTTTGAAGATCTCACGCCAAGGAAATATGTACATACTTTCAAG GAAtggatttaaaaaaagaatttgggaATGCTGCAAGAAGCTGTTCTCGGTTGGGCCAATGGAGAGAAGGGATGCTTACAGTGTCCTCTCTTTGTGTCTTTCTACTGGCTCTTGGACAGATGAAACTGAAAGTTTCGTTTCAGAAAAAGACCCTGTTGAATTTGACTTTAGATCCGAACAAGAGTTTTGGGATGAAATCAAGAAAGGCTTG GTTGTTGATGAGAGCTTAGTAAGGAAGCAGTCATTGCATATACTAAAATCGGTTTTATCTATAAGTGAAGTGAGTAAGACCGGTTCTGAGAAGAAGCCTGAAGCGGATTCAGTTCATCGGTCCCTGACAAGAAAGGAGACGTGGGCAGAAAAGGAAGCCAAGTCGCTTGGTGTGGGAGAATTGTATGGGTCTGTTGACTCTGGGTTGTCCACTCAGCAGGAGTGGCAAGCTTTTCTGCTCCTGTATGAGATGCTTGAAGAGTACGGCACTCACCTTGTAGAGGCAGCATGGAGTAACCAG ATTGATTTATTAATCAAGTCATCTCTCAGATATGATGGATCCTTGAAATCCGACTGTAACTCTCATCATGGTCACATGGAAATTCCAGATGAAGAAACTAACATTTTGAATTGGTTAGAGGTTCTTTGGAATAGGGGCTTTCGTCATGATAACCCTCTAG TCAGGTGCACGGTCATGGAGTCTTTTCTAGGTATCGAGTGGAGAAGATATAAAACATGTACACAATCAATGTCCCAAACTTTCGTACTTGGGCCTTTCATAGAGGGTTTGAATGATCCTATACACCACAAGGATTTTG GGCTGAAAGGAATCTATACCTCAAGAACAATTGAAGGTGCAGCTCTATATGTGTGTGCGTACACAAGTTGCCTCAACCCAAG GAATCGAGTTGGATTTTTGATCAACTTGGCATCTCTTGCGAAGAAACAGTCTTTTGGTAGAGCTGGATTTATGGCTCTCGTACAATGCATTGTTTCTACGTCAGATGTGGTTGGAGGATATGGGGACAAGGAAATGTGGCATCTCGAAAATAAATTCTCTGGGACTGCCGATGAACCTTCTTGTGAACATTTAAGTCAAGATGATATGACACATATACTGGATGTCTTGAAGTTTGTTGCAGAGAGCAGCAGACAGCATTTTAATCATAAATACCGTATCCGAG tttATCAAAAAGTGTTAGAAACTGCTTCCTCTGCGGTGAACCCTTGTATGGTTCCTCTCGGAACACTATTGCAGTTTGTTTCAGCAATTCCTCGGGAGTTCACTGACCATGATG GTTCATTGCGGAAAATGATGCTAGAATGGCTTCAGGGGAGCAACAGAAAGACTTCCAACAGTTTATGTAGTGATGGCAATCGTCTTCTGGCGAGCCTTTATGAGTATCTGAAAGGATTTATCAGTGATCATGGTGagagttttgatgatgatgacttggaGGCATGGGATTCCCAAACAAAACGATGGGCAAGAGTATTTTTCCTCATAATTAATAATGAAGAACATCTCACCGATATCATAATG TTTGTGCAAAATAGCGGCCATGATTTTTTCCAAGAGAAGAATCATTTAGAACGAGGACCTAcgaagtttttaatatttattctgAGTATGCTTTTGGAGCTCCAGAACATGCAAGATGGAATTTCTGAGCTTAGTTCTTCGGTTAAAAGCAAGTTGTGCATTGCTTCTGTTGAGAAAACCGGCAAACAGATTGTTGATGATGCTtcaattataaagaaaaagtttgCTGTTGTTCTCTTATCGATTCTG AAGGAGCTGATTCCATTTGCTGAGTCATCTTGTTCAATATTTTGGTCTCACACTACTGTGGAGAATGCCGTTCTGTCTGGTTCTGTTATAGGAAAACTAGGGGGTCCAAGTCAACGCCGGCTATCTGGTCCTTCTACAACAGCTGTACTAGAAGCt GTAACGTTGGTGAAAACTATTGGGTGGATCTCGTCATACTGTGCCCAAGTCACTAGTGGTGTTGAACTCAAATTAGCATTGGCTTTCTTTTGGAAGTTCACCCAGCATACCATATCATCTCAAATTTGTAATTCTGAG GCTGCAGCTGAGGTCAATCTTGCAGCGTTTGAGGCGCTAGCTGCAGTATTGAATGCATTTGTGTCCTTGTGCTCAGCTGGAGCTTTCAACCTATTAGAAAACGATAATACATTGTTATCCATGGTAGATGGTGAATTTTGGTTACAAGTTTCGGTTCCAGCTTTCCTCCATAACATTAATCATCTTCTCACAGCAGGACTTCTAGTAAGAAGTAGGAGGGCAGTTCTGCTAAGCTGGAAG TGGCTTTGTGTGGAGTCTCTGCTATCAGTCATGCATATTCTTGATGCCAGACGTATTCCAGGGGATAGAACGTCGTTCTTCTCAGATGATACGGTTAAAAGCATTTTTCAGGATATTGTAGAGAG CCTTGAAAATGCAGGGGAGGGTTCCGCTTTGCCTATGCTGAAATCTGTCAGACTCGCGTTGGGGATACTTGCGTCTGAGAACTCATCTTTGGATGGTTTCTTGGGTGTGGATACTCAG ACGATGTGGCAGTTGGTCAAATCATGTTGGATATTGCATATCAGCTGCAAGAAAAGGAGGGTTGCACCTATTGCTGCGCTTTTGTCTTCTGTGTTGcattcttctttgtttagtaATAAAGACATGCACATAGCTGAAGATGGACATGGTCCGCTGAAGTGG TTCGTTGAAAAAGTACTCGAGGAAGGTCAGAAAAGCCCACGCACAATTCGCCTTGCGGCCTTGCACCTGACAGGACTCTGGCTCATGTACCCAAGGACGATAAAGTACTATATTAAAGAATTGAGGCTCCTGACTCTCTATGGTTCTG ttgcATTTGATGAAGATTTTGAAGCTGAATTATCTGACAATAATGATGCAAGAACTGAAGTATCATTATTGGCAAAAAGTCCAGACCCTGAACTGACAGAA CTTTTCATCAACACGGAGTTATATGCACGTGTCTCTGTTGCTGGTCTGTTTCAGAAGCTGGCTAATTTGGCCTATGTAGTTGAACCAGAAAGTCAAAATCAAGACTGTCAAGATGCTCTCGTGGCTGGAAAATTGTTTCTGCTGGAGCTTCTTGATGCAGCG GTGCATGATAAAGACTTGTCAAAGGAGCTTTACAAGAAGTATAGTGCA ATCCATAGACGGAAAATACGTGCTTGGCAGATGATATGCATTATGTCGCGATTTGTCAGCAATGACATTGTTCTCCAAGTTATGGACAGTGTGCACATATGCTTACAT AGAAATAACCTGCCTGCTGTTCGACAATACCTGGAAACATTTGCCATCAACATATACCTGAAATTTCCAGCATTG GTTAAAGAGCAGTTAGTTccaatattacaaaattatgaCTCTAAAGCTCAG CAAGCTCTCTCGTCCTATGTCTTTGTAGCAGCCAATATCATCCTCCATGCCGAAAAGACAGCTCAACAGACACACCTGAGAGAGCTTCTTCCCCCAATAATACCGTTATTAACTTCTCATCATCATAGCTTACGTGGTTTCGCTCAG TTATTAGTGCATCGAGTACTCTTTAGACTATTTCCCCCTGTGGAGTCGGCATCCTCTCAAACAATATCCCTGGAGAAACTTTCTTTTGAGAATTTGAAGTCTTACCTGGACAAGAATCCTGATTGTTCGAG ATTGCGAGCATCAATGGAAGGATTTCTTGATGCTTATGATCCCAGCACATCTGCTACTCCGGCTGGTGTTTTCGTCAATCGTGTTGAG GATAGTGAGTTTGAATGTGTTCCAACATGCCTCATGGACAACGTGCTCTCTTTTCTGAAT GATGTAAGGGAAGATCTCCGTGCTTTCATGGCAAAGGATGTAGTTACCATTAAGAATAAAGGCTTCAAGATGAATGAAGAGCCCAACCGTCGGTTGATCATGTCCAATACAGATGAACAAAAGCTTTCTGAGCCATCTTCGTTGGACTTCCAGAAGAAGATCACTCTTTCCAAACATGAGAAGCAAGATGCTAGCTCAACTTCTGTGCTCCGAAATGGGGAAACTTACAAGCGGCTCTTTG AaatggagaaagaagatgagCTCGTTAGTCAGCTCTTACGATCTAGAAGTATGGAGGTCGAAAGGTTGAAATCTGATCGACAGAGTTTGATCCTTGTGGCTTCATTGGTTGATCGTATTCCTAATCTTGCTGGATTAGCGCGGACATGTGAG GTGTTTAAAGCGTCAGGTCTAGTTGTTGCAGATGCAAACATAATACATGACAAACAGTTCCAACTAATCAG TGTGACTGCTGAGAAATGGGTTCCAATCATGGAAGTCCCAGTGAACAGTTTGAAACTcttcttggagaagaagaagcgggAAGGGTTCTCAATATTGGGACTGGAACAGACAGCAAACAGCATTTCACTAGACAAACACCAATTCCCAAAGAAGACG GTTTTGGTGCTGGGTCGTGAAAAGGAAGGCATCCCTGTGGATATAATCCATATACTAGACGCTTGTATCGAGATCCCACAACTTGGAGTTGTTAGGTCCCT
- the LOC104723330 gene encoding uncharacterized protein LOC104723330 isoform X2, with the protein MGSSVITSLSLSFKQVPPAAVPAFLDCVLSSTGESPSTLFESLINELPFRLEDTVNGEKRFDSDDCNHIASLVAGLCHLLKNFGFGAADNHNALQLFVWRVFIPLMKMVRAYDLDMLNEIVQSFFDVVIETSVLDILGVSLVPFLMRSAGVSMGMLQHEESDFIKWGELLLCDSLNTVNMDENYIANLSGSFPIPLSCHLLNLILNAAFQSHQAAPEVESFAAGMLWDLCNTTERLLSQSVEHRSCAVSFLLPAVFKAFSSQSSLKISRQGNMYILSRNGFKKRIWECCKKLFSVGPMERRDAYSVLSLCLSTGSWTDETESFVSEKDPVEFDFRSEQEFWDEIKKGLVVDESLVRKQSLHILKSVLSISEVSKTGSEKKPEADSVHRSLTRKETWAEKEAKSLGVGELYGSVDSGLSTQQEWQAFLLLYEMLEEYGTHLVEAAWSNQIDLLIKSSLRYDGSLKSDCNSHHGHMEIPDEETNILNWLEVLWNRGFRHDNPLVRCTVMESFLGIEWRRYKTCTQSMSQTFVLGPFIEGLNDPIHHKDFGLKGIYTSRTIEGAALYVCAYTSCLNPRNRVGFLINLASLAKKQSFGRAGFMALVQCIVSTSDVVGGYGDKEMWHLENKFSGTADEPSCEHLSQDDMTHILDVLKFVAESSRQHFNHKYRIRVYQKVLETASSAVNPCMVPLGTLLQFVSAIPREFTDHDGSLRKMMLEWLQGSNRKTSNSLCSDGNRLLASLYEYLKGFISDHGESFDDDDLEAWDSQTKRWARVFFLIINNEEHLTDIIMFVQNSGHDFFQEKNHLERGPTKFLIFILSMLLELQNMQDGISELSSSVKSKLCIASVEKTGKQIVDDASIIKKKFAVVLLSILKELIPFAESSCSIFWSHTTVENAVLSGSVIGKLGGPSQRRLSGPSTTAVLEAVTLVKTIGWISSYCAQVTSGVELKLALAFFWKFTQHTISSQICNSEAAAEVNLAAFEALAAVLNAFVSLCSAGAFNLLENDNTLLSMVDGEFWLQVSVPAFLHNINHLLTAGLLVRSRRAVLLSWKWLCVESLLSVMHILDARRIPGDRTSFFSDDTVKSIFQDIVESLENAGEGSALPMLKSVRLALGILASENSSLDGFLGVDTQTMWQLVKSCWILHISCKKRRVAPIAALLSSVLHSSLFSNKDMHIAEDGHGPLKWFVEKVLEEGQKSPRTIRLAALHLTGLWLMYPRTIKYYIKELRLLTLYGSVAFDEDFEAELSDNNDARTEVSLLAKSPDPELTELFINTELYARVSVAGLFQKLANLAYVVEPESQNQDCQDALVAGKLFLLELLDAAVHDKDLSKELYKKYSAIHRRKIRAWQMICIMSRFVSNDIVLQVMDSVHICLHRNNLPAVRQYLETFAINIYLKFPALVKEQLVPILQNYDSKAQQALSSYVFVAANIILHAEKTAQQTHLRELLPPIIPLLTSHHHSLRGFAQLLVHRVLFRLFPPVESASSQTISLEKLSFENLKSYLDKNPDCSRLRASMEGFLDAYDPSTSATPAGVFVNRVEDSEFECVPTCLMDNVLSFLNDVREDLRAFMAKDVVTIKNKGFKMNEEPNRRLIMSNTDEQKLSEPSSLDFQKKITLSKHEKQDASSTSVLRNGETYKRLFEMEKEDELVSQLLRSRSMEVERLKSDRQSLILVASLVDRIPNLAGLARTCEVFKASGLVVADANIIHDKQFQLISVTAEKWVPIMEVPVNSLKLFLEKKKREGFSILGLEQTANSISLDKHQFPKKTVLVLGREKEGIPVDIIHILDACIEIPQLGVVRSLNVHVSGAIALWEYTRQQRIQ; encoded by the exons ATGGGTTCCTCTGTGATAACTTCACTGTCCTTGAGCTTCAAACAAGTTCCACCAGCAGCAGTTCCTGCGTTTCTTGACTGTGTTCTAAGCTCAACAGGCGAATCTCCCTCGACCCTTTTCGAATCACTTATCAATGAGTTGCCTTTTCGTTTAGAG gATACGGTTAATGGGGAGAAGAGGTTTGATTCTGATGATTGCAACCACATTGCTTCATTGGTGGCTGGGCTTTGTCATCTACTTAAGAATTTTG GTTTTGGTGCTGCGGATAATCATAATGCGTTGCAGTTGTTTGTGTGGAGAGTGTTTATTCCACTCATGAAGATGGTTCGTGCATATGATTTGGATATGCTTAATGag ATTGTACAATCGTTCTTTGATGTAGTGATTGAGACTAGTGTATTGGATATATTGGGAGTGAGCTTGGTGCCTTTTTTAATGAGATCAGCTGGTGTTTCGATGGGAATGCTTCAACACGAAGAATCAGATTTCATCAAGTGGGGCGAGCTGTTGCTTTGTGATTCTTTGAATACAGTAAATATGGATGAAAACTACATTGCAAATTTGTCTGGATCATTTCCGATTCCACTGTCTTGCCATCTTCTGAATTTGATACTGAATGCTGCTTTTCAAAGTCACCAAGCAGCTCCAGAGGTTGAAAGTTTTGCAGCCGGTATGCTATGGGATTTGTGTAATACGACTGAGCGTCTTTTGTCACAAAGTGTAGAACATCGTTCGTGTGCTGTTAGTTTCCTCCTCCCTGCTGTTTTCAAGGCATTCTCTTCTCAGTCCTCTTTGAAGATCTCACGCCAAGGAAATATGTACATACTTTCAAG GAAtggatttaaaaaaagaatttgggaATGCTGCAAGAAGCTGTTCTCGGTTGGGCCAATGGAGAGAAGGGATGCTTACAGTGTCCTCTCTTTGTGTCTTTCTACTGGCTCTTGGACAGATGAAACTGAAAGTTTCGTTTCAGAAAAAGACCCTGTTGAATTTGACTTTAGATCCGAACAAGAGTTTTGGGATGAAATCAAGAAAGGCTTG GTTGTTGATGAGAGCTTAGTAAGGAAGCAGTCATTGCATATACTAAAATCGGTTTTATCTATAAGTGAAGTGAGTAAGACCGGTTCTGAGAAGAAGCCTGAAGCGGATTCAGTTCATCGGTCCCTGACAAGAAAGGAGACGTGGGCAGAAAAGGAAGCCAAGTCGCTTGGTGTGGGAGAATTGTATGGGTCTGTTGACTCTGGGTTGTCCACTCAGCAGGAGTGGCAAGCTTTTCTGCTCCTGTATGAGATGCTTGAAGAGTACGGCACTCACCTTGTAGAGGCAGCATGGAGTAACCAG ATTGATTTATTAATCAAGTCATCTCTCAGATATGATGGATCCTTGAAATCCGACTGTAACTCTCATCATGGTCACATGGAAATTCCAGATGAAGAAACTAACATTTTGAATTGGTTAGAGGTTCTTTGGAATAGGGGCTTTCGTCATGATAACCCTCTAG TCAGGTGCACGGTCATGGAGTCTTTTCTAGGTATCGAGTGGAGAAGATATAAAACATGTACACAATCAATGTCCCAAACTTTCGTACTTGGGCCTTTCATAGAGGGTTTGAATGATCCTATACACCACAAGGATTTTG GGCTGAAAGGAATCTATACCTCAAGAACAATTGAAGGTGCAGCTCTATATGTGTGTGCGTACACAAGTTGCCTCAACCCAAG GAATCGAGTTGGATTTTTGATCAACTTGGCATCTCTTGCGAAGAAACAGTCTTTTGGTAGAGCTGGATTTATGGCTCTCGTACAATGCATTGTTTCTACGTCAGATGTGGTTGGAGGATATGGGGACAAGGAAATGTGGCATCTCGAAAATAAATTCTCTGGGACTGCCGATGAACCTTCTTGTGAACATTTAAGTCAAGATGATATGACACATATACTGGATGTCTTGAAGTTTGTTGCAGAGAGCAGCAGACAGCATTTTAATCATAAATACCGTATCCGAG tttATCAAAAAGTGTTAGAAACTGCTTCCTCTGCGGTGAACCCTTGTATGGTTCCTCTCGGAACACTATTGCAGTTTGTTTCAGCAATTCCTCGGGAGTTCACTGACCATGATG GTTCATTGCGGAAAATGATGCTAGAATGGCTTCAGGGGAGCAACAGAAAGACTTCCAACAGTTTATGTAGTGATGGCAATCGTCTTCTGGCGAGCCTTTATGAGTATCTGAAAGGATTTATCAGTGATCATGGTGagagttttgatgatgatgacttggaGGCATGGGATTCCCAAACAAAACGATGGGCAAGAGTATTTTTCCTCATAATTAATAATGAAGAACATCTCACCGATATCATAATG TTTGTGCAAAATAGCGGCCATGATTTTTTCCAAGAGAAGAATCATTTAGAACGAGGACCTAcgaagtttttaatatttattctgAGTATGCTTTTGGAGCTCCAGAACATGCAAGATGGAATTTCTGAGCTTAGTTCTTCGGTTAAAAGCAAGTTGTGCATTGCTTCTGTTGAGAAAACCGGCAAACAGATTGTTGATGATGCTtcaattataaagaaaaagtttgCTGTTGTTCTCTTATCGATTCTG AAGGAGCTGATTCCATTTGCTGAGTCATCTTGTTCAATATTTTGGTCTCACACTACTGTGGAGAATGCCGTTCTGTCTGGTTCTGTTATAGGAAAACTAGGGGGTCCAAGTCAACGCCGGCTATCTGGTCCTTCTACAACAGCTGTACTAGAAGCt GTAACGTTGGTGAAAACTATTGGGTGGATCTCGTCATACTGTGCCCAAGTCACTAGTGGTGTTGAACTCAAATTAGCATTGGCTTTCTTTTGGAAGTTCACCCAGCATACCATATCATCTCAAATTTGTAATTCTGAG GCTGCAGCTGAGGTCAATCTTGCAGCGTTTGAGGCGCTAGCTGCAGTATTGAATGCATTTGTGTCCTTGTGCTCAGCTGGAGCTTTCAACCTATTAGAAAACGATAATACATTGTTATCCATGGTAGATGGTGAATTTTGGTTACAAGTTTCGGTTCCAGCTTTCCTCCATAACATTAATCATCTTCTCACAGCAGGACTTCTAGTAAGAAGTAGGAGGGCAGTTCTGCTAAGCTGGAAG TGGCTTTGTGTGGAGTCTCTGCTATCAGTCATGCATATTCTTGATGCCAGACGTATTCCAGGGGATAGAACGTCGTTCTTCTCAGATGATACGGTTAAAAGCATTTTTCAGGATATTGTAGAGAG CCTTGAAAATGCAGGGGAGGGTTCCGCTTTGCCTATGCTGAAATCTGTCAGACTCGCGTTGGGGATACTTGCGTCTGAGAACTCATCTTTGGATGGTTTCTTGGGTGTGGATACTCAG ACGATGTGGCAGTTGGTCAAATCATGTTGGATATTGCATATCAGCTGCAAGAAAAGGAGGGTTGCACCTATTGCTGCGCTTTTGTCTTCTGTGTTGcattcttctttgtttagtaATAAAGACATGCACATAGCTGAAGATGGACATGGTCCGCTGAAGTGG TTCGTTGAAAAAGTACTCGAGGAAGGTCAGAAAAGCCCACGCACAATTCGCCTTGCGGCCTTGCACCTGACAGGACTCTGGCTCATGTACCCAAGGACGATAAAGTACTATATTAAAGAATTGAGGCTCCTGACTCTCTATGGTTCTG ttgcATTTGATGAAGATTTTGAAGCTGAATTATCTGACAATAATGATGCAAGAACTGAAGTATCATTATTGGCAAAAAGTCCAGACCCTGAACTGACAGAA CTTTTCATCAACACGGAGTTATATGCACGTGTCTCTGTTGCTGGTCTGTTTCAGAAGCTGGCTAATTTGGCCTATGTAGTTGAACCAGAAAGTCAAAATCAAGACTGTCAAGATGCTCTCGTGGCTGGAAAATTGTTTCTGCTGGAGCTTCTTGATGCAGCG GTGCATGATAAAGACTTGTCAAAGGAGCTTTACAAGAAGTATAGTGCA ATCCATAGACGGAAAATACGTGCTTGGCAGATGATATGCATTATGTCGCGATTTGTCAGCAATGACATTGTTCTCCAAGTTATGGACAGTGTGCACATATGCTTACAT AGAAATAACCTGCCTGCTGTTCGACAATACCTGGAAACATTTGCCATCAACATATACCTGAAATTTCCAGCATTG GTTAAAGAGCAGTTAGTTccaatattacaaaattatgaCTCTAAAGCTCAG CAAGCTCTCTCGTCCTATGTCTTTGTAGCAGCCAATATCATCCTCCATGCCGAAAAGACAGCTCAACAGACACACCTGAGAGAGCTTCTTCCCCCAATAATACCGTTATTAACTTCTCATCATCATAGCTTACGTGGTTTCGCTCAG TTATTAGTGCATCGAGTACTCTTTAGACTATTTCCCCCTGTGGAGTCGGCATCCTCTCAAACAATATCCCTGGAGAAACTTTCTTTTGAGAATTTGAAGTCTTACCTGGACAAGAATCCTGATTGTTCGAG ATTGCGAGCATCAATGGAAGGATTTCTTGATGCTTATGATCCCAGCACATCTGCTACTCCGGCTGGTGTTTTCGTCAATCGTGTTGAG GATAGTGAGTTTGAATGTGTTCCAACATGCCTCATGGACAACGTGCTCTCTTTTCTGAAT GATGTAAGGGAAGATCTCCGTGCTTTCATGGCAAAGGATGTAGTTACCATTAAGAATAAAGGCTTCAAGATGAATGAAGAGCCCAACCGTCGGTTGATCATGTCCAATACAGATGAACAAAAGCTTTCTGAGCCATCTTCGTTGGACTTCCAGAAGAAGATCACTCTTTCCAAACATGAGAAGCAAGATGCTAGCTCAACTTCTGTGCTCCGAAATGGGGAAACTTACAAGCGGCTCTTTG AaatggagaaagaagatgagCTCGTTAGTCAGCTCTTACGATCTAGAAGTATGGAGGTCGAAAGGTTGAAATCTGATCGACAGAGTTTGATCCTTGTGGCTTCATTGGTTGATCGTATTCCTAATCTTGCTGGATTAGCGCGGACATGTGAG GTGTTTAAAGCGTCAGGTCTAGTTGTTGCAGATGCAAACATAATACATGACAAACAGTTCCAACTAATCAG TGTGACTGCTGAGAAATGGGTTCCAATCATGGAAGTCCCAGTGAACAGTTTGAAACTcttcttggagaagaagaagcgggAAGGGTTCTCAATATTGGGACTGGAACAGACAGCAAACAGCATTTCACTAGACAAACACCAATTCCCAAAGAAGACG GTTTTGGTGCTGGGTCGTGAAAAGGAAGGCATCCCTGTGGATATAATCCATATACTAGACGCTTGTATCGAGATCCCACAACTTGGAGTTGTTAGGTCCCT